The nucleotide sequence GATTTACACTAGTTGATTTGGACGAATTAGCCACATTGGACGTGTCTTTCTTCTTTCCTCGAACGATCTCCGGATTTTGTTCAAGCTCAAGCACATTGTTTGAACCTGAAAATGGAGCATTTAGCGCTGGCGGCGTTTGTCCTGGAGGTGACAGCTCATTTGACCGAAGAAGTGGTACACTCTGGTTAAACATGGGATTCTTATTCTTACAGTCCTTCGTgtgagtgatgaaaaattcgagCAATGCGTCGTGACGCTTTTTAGTCTCTAACTCGGCTGCTTTGGCTTCACTGGCGCGTTTATCTGCTTCCATCACTAGTTCTGCGTTGCGATTAGAATTAGCTTCGAGTTGAGCTATCTTCTCCTTAGCTGCGTCGTAACGTTTCTTAGCATCTAGCTCAGCTGCTTTAGCTTCACTAGCGCGTTTATCTGCTTCCATCACTAGTTCTGCGTTGCGATTAGAATTAGCTTCGACTTGAGCTATCTTGTCCTCAGCTACCTTCAGACGGGTTGTTAATACTTCGACAAGATTACACGTAGCTTCATTGAGACGTGTTGTTACTTCTTCAACGGGGTTACACGTCTTTTCCTCTGACTTGACTATAATGCGATCTTGAAGAATGGCTTCGACTACATCTACTTGATTACAGTTTATAACTTTACCACATTTCGGGTGTCGACAAGTTACCGGATCTGAAGGATGTGCATAAACGAAGCAGCTCATATGCATTAAGTGACGGCATCGGGTGATCGCGACGTTTTCTTGGAATGTATCATTTTGCTCACAGACAGGACTCGTGGTTGTCACTGATCGCAAGCAAAACATGCACAGCATCTCTGTCATTGTGGACATCTGTGAAGAAGAAAATATCACAATTTATAATTATACTCACTCGTAATAATGGATACTGACTTTCGTAGGTATTGTAACACCGATGACCAACTAAAGGGtgatcgaataaaaaattcattgtttaCCTTGTACATATATGATTCAATAACGATGAAATGGAATTtggaaaacgaaaaatgaagatCCTTAATTCCTTATTACATCACAACAGTACAGTCAAATAACTAGTTAACTACACAAAAGAAAGTCGCATTACACACGCACCACGCAAAGTAGAAAACGATCGTCATTCGTCAGGCAAGCAAATAACCTTTCCTACCAATACCAAAATGCCAACTGAATTAagtaaggaactaaataccaggtatggaaatacgccatctttggatatagatttcgtagttttgacggtgatgtgattttttcatttcagtcatataaagaaatgaaatcaaaaaaatggtgggaaaatgtttattttgtgtattaaaatgaatatgaagtaaaaaaataatgtaaattggcggtattattaataaattgagtccttaaaattttttttctatatccaaagatggcgtatttccatacctggtatttagttccttagaATTAAGCAGTCGAGGTTTTGTTATCGTATCGTATTCGAAGCATCCGCTTGATCCGCCTGGCGCCTATCTTCAAAAGAGAATTTTCCAGGAATTGTTAGCAGATATGtccctacagggtgcccagaaatatcgagtacccctaaaaaagttttctactaaaatacttccgttggtcacagtgaatgataataatgatagctcatgattggttgttggactggagagataacattcctaCAAGGGCGTATTCAggggggtgatttggggtacaatcaccccccccccggccaGTGCCGATTTACTCATTAGTTTAGTTCCAATAGTTCCGGAACTAGGGCCCACGATGATTTAGGGGCCCACGAAGCTGacgagctttttttttgctctctctctaaaaaaaatgaaaaaagtaggaaaaagACGCGAAgcgtatttttatttcagcacCACCTTTGTAATTACGAATATAGGTAACTATCTTTTTTCACTTTATCAACTTTCTGACTAGTACTATTTGGTTTCACTTTCTTAGTTTTTGGTGGAGAAATTTCGTATTTTGTAGATCATAGAGTTCTAAATATTTAGTACCTAAATGAACTAAATTAACATTACGTTACATTTATATAGAACTATTGAATAATAACATCATGATTTCAGTCTTCaggaaaaataattcacaataattttttggaaaatgatagCGTTGAAAccacaaaatcaaatttaaaggCCAGACCAGAACGATGATGATTTTacaattagtccggcatatgacaataggagtaattacatcccccccccccgccgatccaccgggaaaacttttttcttaaaggggacatcctaaggaacattttaaagcaaaaaaagttggccttacttacagaatggcggccattttgattgacaggtcagccgaaatcgcaaattttgcgttttaacataggacttgcacgaactttttcaaactttacaaaggtacctagatcgaaagatcatgcaaaaatttatcacctgtcaaaatttcaagtgctaaaatgcatttttcgatttttggcgaattttatgccaaaaatgggggaaaaaattaaaatgttaccaaattgaccaagaaagctgaaatttgggatataccctattttcgacatgccaaattgattggaaacggtttcaacccgttttgagcggttctggagcctccagcagatttttgaaactcgaaattcccacaaaattccatcaaattggaattgtaaagctaaaatttattctaaaaactaatttcagtacgctacgaagtactgcaggtgaatttgaagtcgttttggatcctccagcgactttttgaaaattcctgaagcctccagcagatttttgaaactttaaattttcacaaaatttcatcaaatggagatggaaaggtgaaatttactctacactccaattttaacaccctctgaagacgacttcaggtgggttcaagtaattttagggcctacagcgactttttttgaaaattacttgggcctcctgcagatttttgaaacttgaaatttccccaaaatttcttcaaatatggagatggaaagctgaaatttattctacactccaattttaacacccttgaagacgacttcaggtgggttcaagtaattttagggcctccagcgactttttttgaaaattactggagcctccagcagatttttgaagctttaaattttcacaaactttcatcaaatggagatggaaagctgaaatttactctacactccaattttaacaccctgtgaagacgacttcagacgagttcaagtcattttagggcctccagtgactcttttgataattactggagcctccaatagatttttgaaacttcaaatttccccaacattaatttatcaaatacagttggcaagctgaaatttacttcgcagactacatggcggtcaaatgattttgaagcttccagatacttttaggaaatttcaattttacaaaaaaatgtcatacagcctgtcaaaatttgctggaggctccaaaacgacttgaaattcgccagcagtcaacttcgtagcgtattgaaattagtttgcagaatgaatttcgactcctctccatcttggtttgatgaaattttggggaaatatcaagtttcaaaaatctactggaggctccagtaattttcaaaaaagtcgttggaggctctaaaatgacttgaacccacctgaagtcgtcttcagagggtgttaaaattggagtgtagagtaaatttcaccttttcatcaccatttgatgaaattttgtgaaaatttaaaatttcgaaaatctgctggaggctccaggattttcaaaaagtcgctggaggatccaaaacgacttcaaattcacctgcagtacttcgtagcgtattgaaattagtttttagaataaattttagctatACAATtattccaatttgatggaattctgtggaatttcgagtttaaaaaatctgctggaggctccagaaccgctcaaaacgggttgaaaccgtttccaatcaatttggcatgtcgaaaatagggtatatccctaatttcagctttcttggtcaatttggtaaaattttaattttttccctcatttttggtctaaattcgattttcaaatattcaccaaaaatcgaaaaatgcactttagcacttgaaattttgacaggtgataaatttttgcatgatctttcgatctacttttgtaaagtttgaaaaagttcgtgactgcgatttcggctgacctgtcaatcaaaatggcctccattttgtaagtaaggccaacttttttttggcaagtttgctttaaaatgttccttaggatgtcccctttaagaaaaaagttgtcccggaggatcgggggggggggtgcaattactccaattgttgtcatatgccggactaaatgaTTGTAGTTACTTTGTTACTTATTTGCCCGAGTTGAGTGCTAAATACTCTTTTTTATGGTATTTAATtgctaaaagtaaaaaaattgggttaaaatttgtttgttggattgttttttggggtgggggcacgaaaattttgtaattaggGGTTAGGGCATAGGGCGCACCAGGGGTTAGGAACTAGGGCCCACGAAACCCTTAATGCGGCACTGCCCAGGGCCAAAAAATCCTTAGGGTAATAATTTCCTACGATTTCTTGCATTGAatcacagcaaaaaaatcatgttgttttacgcttctagggagataatttgctacaaacttcaaaattcatagaaaatcaGTAATCACATTGTCTCCCTAGGTAGTTGCATAATCTATgtactaattatttttgtttcttgaattatgaatttccaatgcttttgtttgctttccttttttgaaattgaaatttctggaagcatatttttcgttattataagggagaaaaagtgctccTTTTGTTCCAGTTTACTGATCATTATTGGAATTGAAAAGGTACTGGGATTAttctccctcataacgaaaaatatgttatccaactcaggagtaaaaatgattttcgacaatttt is from Planococcus citri chromosome 1, ihPlaCitr1.1, whole genome shotgun sequence and encodes:
- the LOC135841940 gene encoding uncharacterized protein LOC135841940, which produces MYKMSTMTEMLCMFCLRSVTTTSPVCEQNDTFQENVAITRCRHLMHMSCFVYAHPSDPVTCRHPKCGKVINCNQVDVVEAILQDRIIVKSEEKTCNPVEEVTTRLNEATCNLVEVLTTRLKVAEDKIAQVEANSNRNAELVMEADKRASEAKAAELDAKKRYDAAKEKIAQLEANSNRNAELVMEADKRASEAKAAELETKKRHDALLEFFITHTKDCKNKNPMFNQSVPLLRSNELSPPGQTPPALNAPFSGSNNVLELEQNPEIVRGKKKDTSNVANSSKSTSVNRRKMKAQKINVIAQEDGSSAAKRRKGLTESSTDDYERYWQRFGVTPPSLKPFFPLNSFPLGYTAADIRDIDNVRTVGIFAYDALILGDGHAFGIANYVLKDKPLIKDQLSESLYRRDLGIVELIATLNRFTTLPAKIILSIGTWDATQNMPALEFLSRLLDLLEIFSKFQVRVLYPLPLITYLETDLYSRVNRSMIDGYLNLTWGKTFGGQYKLLSEMVSNTINDQRPRIDDKGPMYALNQYAPLVEAIRDRFIPVAMNDVTNRR